The Macaca thibetana thibetana isolate TM-01 chromosome 19, ASM2454274v1, whole genome shotgun sequence genome has a segment encoding these proteins:
- the ACTL9 gene encoding actin-like protein 9, protein MDARPPKPSESQSSLEAPRPGPNASPNVVNMHLQRDSSSMVADRLPPKTGAVVIDMGTGTCKVGFAGQASPTYTVATILGCQPKNPATSWQSGLQTFIGEAARVRPELTLVQPLRSGIVVDWDAAELIWRHLLEHDLRVATHDHPLLFSDPPFSPATNREKLVEVAFESLRSPAMYVASQSVLSVYAHGRVSGLVVDTGHGVTYTVPVFQGYNLPHATERLDLAGNHLTAFLAEMLLQAGLPLGQQDLDLVENIKHHYCYVASDFQKEQARPEQEYKRTLKLPDGRMVTLGKELFQCPELLFNPPEVPGLSPVGLSTMAKQSLRKVSLEMRRNLTQNVLLCGGSSLFAGFEGRFQAELLRALPPETHVVVAAQPTRNFSVWIGGSILASLRAFQSCWVLREQYEEQGPYIVYRKCY, encoded by the coding sequence ATGGATGCACGTCCACCCAAGCCCTCAGAATCCCAGTCCTCCCTGGAAGCCCCCAGGCCCGGCCCAAACGCCAGTCCCAACGTAGTGAACATGCACCTGCAGCGGGACTCCTCCAGCATGGTGGCCGACAGGCTGCCACCAAAGACAGGCGCGGTGGTTATTGACATGGGCACAGGCACCTGTAAGGTAGGTTTTGCTGGGCAGGCCAGCCCCACCTACACCGTGGCCACCATCCTGGGCTGCCAGCCTAAGAACCCCGCCACCTCGTGGCAGTCGGGGCTACAGACGTTCATCGGCGAGGCAGCCCGCGTGCGCCCGGAGCTGACGCTGGTGCAACCCCTGCGCAGCGGTATCGTAGTGGACTGGGATGCCGCCGAGCTCATCTGGCGCCACCTGCTGGAGCACGACCTCCGAGTGGCCACCCACGACCACCCGCTGCTGTTCTCCGACCCACCCTTCAGCCCGGCCACCAACCGTGAGAAGCTAGTGGAGGTGGCCTTCGAGTCGCTGCGCTCCCCAGCCATGTATGTGGCATCGCAGTCGGTGCTGTCTGTCTACGCCCACGGGCGTGTCAGCGGGCTGGTGGTGGACACGGGACACGGGGTCACCTACACGGTGCCCGTCTTCCAGGGCTACAACCTGCCCCACGCCACGGAGCGTCTGGACCTGGCGGGCAACCACCTGACCGCCTTCCTGGCGGAGATGCTGCTCCAGGCCGGCCTGCCCCTGGGACAGCAGGACCTGGACCTGGTGGAGAACATTAAGCACCACTATTGCTATGTGGCCTCTGACTTTCAGAAGGAGCAGGCCCGGCCAGAGCAGGAGTACAAGCGGACCCTGAAGCTGCCCGACGGGCGCATGGTCACCCTGGGCAAGGAGCTGTTCCAGTGTCCGGAGCTGCTGTTCAACCCCCCAGAGGTCCCGGGGCTGTCCCCCGTCGGCCTCTCCACCATGGCCAAGCAGAGTCTCCGCAAGGTGTCCCTGGAGATGCGCAGGAACTTGACCCAGAACGTGCTTCTCTGCGGGGGGTCGTCGCTCTTCGCCGGCTTCGAGGGTCGCTTCCAGGCAGAGCTGCTGCGCGCTCTACCTCCCGAGACCCACGTGGTGGTGGCTGCCCAGCCCACCAGGAATTTCTCCGTGTGGATCGGAGGCTCCATCCTGGCCTCCCTGCGCGCCTTCCAGTCCTGCTGGGTCCTGCGGGAGCAGTACGAGGAACAGGGTCCCTATATTGTGTACCGCAAATGCTACTGA